One Rubripirellula amarantea DNA segment encodes these proteins:
- a CDS encoding protein kinase domain-containing protein, producing the protein MSTKTVKTIEAGYEPLPGYVLEETIGRGGFGEVWRCSAPGGMKKACKFVFGSHDQSRATRELRSLERIKGVRHPFLLTLERFEIVDQQLVIVTELADGSLEDVFKSYRDNGSCGIPRVTLLSHLQDAADALDYLHKSYQLQHLDVKPGNLLMIGGHVKVADFGLLKDLRDVDCSVVGGLTPIYAPPEVFDGKPSLHSDQYSLAVMYQELLTGTRPFSGRTIAQLATQHVHSAPNLEPLPPADRVVAARALEKDPSRRFASCREFVEALRDGWNVNRVSVGGQSSLENALEVAAQAPVDDLPQLGLHSGASSSHVTQNVLVVAIGGTGAECVRELRRRVSDLRAVSPIELHSALIDTDMATIHSMRLAEVSERVSKCNLIYTPLKSANEYRDSGTDRLKTISRRWIYNVPRSGSTEGMRPLGRLALVDHGPVVAEKLSKSVEQLVESSEGRMPLVYIVGSIAGGTASGMFIDVAHLLRHFLDQAGLADTKILSLLATAPLRVDPHHPIALHDTQAAIKEIGHFLQAGNGYPGDEGAGWPSVPAARTPLRNVYLIAGSQDSRYGVRPSDTIAEYLWANANGCGELLAEARKSSSEEKQEVHAAAFRSVGVIPLGDCHRLEEKLLGPALVRDLMISWLGNPAQASKSANESVHRLMRRIGLYSDSVKKQILDHFAEKQVRFSTYLAQVKGQYMHEHPGEDFPSDGKAIAWWLELSSHRGEMDWLCAGWINSLYREISVGLSNRRIDLATSIETMRLIREKLATLTDEVCLAFPQLDDHSVAIDEVGPQAVQQRFVDIASCIIAKEQLHHLDASIKHLEERLERFGAILAIAIMETKSEAPAQNPWEEMPDEMQEQHPAVLKKLHDTTVNNLLVRPLNDHAANVDARFLIDEITPAAIDLIIPLVRQHGEAHFIRADRTIGSSVSQPDLTHCVIQRNEPTGRSIEATQYLPDVGDRLADTPVSIEEAVELVRPGLLALGGKQRLILIVSNEVERGQLEPQLRSIYEGAVTVAVIPGSDAKLIHEAQGIELKSIIARLTVLGGGNEQVTERLASRSDVKW; encoded by the coding sequence ATGTCCACCAAAACAGTAAAAACGATCGAAGCAGGCTACGAGCCTCTGCCAGGCTATGTCTTGGAAGAGACTATTGGTCGTGGCGGCTTCGGTGAAGTTTGGCGTTGCAGCGCGCCCGGTGGGATGAAGAAAGCATGCAAGTTCGTCTTTGGCAGTCATGATCAATCTCGCGCCACTCGCGAACTGCGATCGCTCGAACGAATCAAAGGCGTTCGCCACCCGTTCTTGTTGACACTCGAGCGATTTGAAATTGTTGATCAGCAATTGGTGATCGTTACCGAGCTCGCCGACGGTTCGCTTGAAGACGTATTCAAGAGCTATCGCGATAATGGTTCGTGCGGTATTCCTCGCGTGACTCTACTGTCGCATCTGCAAGACGCGGCCGATGCACTTGACTACCTTCACAAGTCGTATCAGCTTCAGCACCTCGACGTAAAGCCTGGCAATCTGCTGATGATTGGTGGGCATGTGAAGGTTGCCGACTTCGGGTTGTTGAAAGACCTTCGCGACGTAGATTGCAGCGTCGTCGGTGGATTGACTCCCATTTATGCCCCGCCAGAAGTTTTCGACGGGAAACCCAGCCTGCATAGCGACCAGTACTCATTAGCGGTCATGTACCAGGAGTTGCTGACCGGTACACGTCCCTTTAGCGGACGCACGATTGCTCAATTGGCGACTCAGCACGTTCATAGTGCGCCGAACTTGGAACCACTGCCGCCGGCCGATCGTGTTGTGGCAGCTCGCGCTTTGGAAAAAGATCCTAGCCGACGGTTTGCTAGTTGCAGAGAATTCGTGGAAGCGCTGCGAGACGGCTGGAATGTCAATCGAGTATCCGTCGGCGGACAAAGCTCGCTCGAGAACGCATTAGAAGTCGCAGCTCAGGCTCCCGTGGATGACCTTCCGCAGCTCGGGCTTCATTCGGGAGCTTCGTCGTCGCACGTGACGCAGAATGTACTCGTCGTCGCCATCGGCGGAACGGGTGCCGAGTGCGTGCGGGAACTACGTCGTCGCGTCTCGGACTTGCGGGCGGTCAGCCCTATCGAGCTGCACAGTGCACTCATCGACACGGACATGGCGACGATTCATTCGATGAGACTCGCGGAGGTGTCCGAACGAGTATCGAAATGCAATCTAATCTACACGCCGCTAAAAAGCGCCAACGAGTATCGAGATAGCGGAACCGACCGATTAAAAACCATCTCAAGACGTTGGATCTACAACGTGCCTCGCAGCGGTTCGACCGAGGGAATGCGGCCGCTTGGGCGTTTGGCCCTTGTCGATCATGGGCCGGTCGTCGCAGAAAAACTATCCAAGTCAGTTGAGCAGTTGGTCGAGTCGAGTGAAGGTCGAATGCCTTTGGTATACATCGTCGGGTCGATCGCTGGTGGTACCGCGAGCGGCATGTTCATCGATGTGGCTCACCTGCTAAGACATTTTTTGGATCAAGCCGGACTAGCCGATACCAAGATTCTTTCGTTGCTCGCAACAGCGCCGCTTCGCGTGGATCCTCATCACCCGATTGCGCTACACGACACTCAGGCAGCGATCAAAGAGATCGGTCACTTCCTGCAAGCGGGCAATGGCTATCCCGGTGACGAGGGAGCCGGCTGGCCAAGTGTCCCGGCGGCACGCACTCCATTACGAAACGTGTATTTGATCGCTGGATCCCAGGACAGTCGTTACGGAGTACGCCCGTCCGATACAATCGCGGAATACTTGTGGGCCAATGCCAACGGGTGTGGCGAATTGCTAGCCGAAGCACGCAAATCAAGTAGCGAAGAAAAGCAAGAGGTTCATGCCGCAGCATTCCGAAGCGTTGGTGTTATCCCACTGGGCGATTGCCACCGTTTGGAAGAAAAACTACTTGGACCCGCATTGGTTCGAGATCTGATGATTTCTTGGCTTGGAAATCCCGCTCAAGCATCCAAGTCCGCCAACGAATCGGTTCACCGGTTGATGCGACGGATCGGGTTGTACAGCGATTCAGTGAAGAAACAAATTCTCGACCACTTCGCCGAAAAACAAGTTCGTTTCTCGACCTATCTCGCGCAGGTCAAGGGACAATACATGCACGAACATCCGGGCGAAGACTTTCCAAGTGATGGGAAGGCGATCGCTTGGTGGCTAGAGTTGTCGTCCCATCGTGGCGAAATGGACTGGTTGTGTGCTGGATGGATCAATAGCTTGTATCGTGAAATTTCGGTTGGGCTTTCGAATCGTCGTATCGACTTGGCGACTTCTATCGAAACCATGCGTTTGATTCGCGAGAAGCTGGCTACGCTAACGGACGAAGTGTGCCTCGCGTTCCCACAGTTGGACGATCATTCAGTCGCCATCGATGAAGTAGGGCCGCAAGCAGTTCAGCAGCGGTTTGTCGACATTGCCTCGTGCATCATCGCTAAAGAACAGCTTCATCATCTCGACGCAAGCATCAAGCACCTTGAAGAGAGACTTGAGCGGTTCGGTGCAATTTTAGCCATCGCGATTATGGAAACTAAATCCGAAGCGCCAGCCCAGAATCCGTGGGAAGAAATGCCGGACGAAATGCAAGAGCAGCATCCAGCAGTTCTTAAGAAGTTGCATGATACTACTGTCAATAACTTGCTTGTTCGTCCACTCAATGACCATGCTGCGAATGTGGATGCTCGGTTCTTGATTGATGAAATTACACCCGCCGCCATTGATCTCATCATCCCATTGGTGCGACAACACGGCGAAGCTCATTTCATTCGGGCGGATCGTACGATCGGCAGTTCGGTTTCGCAACCTGACCTAACTCATTGCGTTATCCAACGGAATGAACCTACAGGACGATCCATCGAAGCCACGCAATACCTTCCCGATGTGGGGGATCGTCTTGCGGATACACCCGTTTCGATTGAGGAGGCTGTAGAACTCGTTCGTCCCGGTCTGCTCGCGTTGGGTGGCAAGCAACGTTTGATTCTAATTGTCAGCAACGAAGTCGAACGGGGACAGCTAGAACCACAACTGCGATCAATCTACGAAGGTGCGGTTACGGTTGCGGTAATTCCCGGTTCCGACGCCAAGTTGATCCACGAAGCTCAAGGTATCGAGCTCAAAAGTATCATCGCGCGGCTTACCGTGCTCGGCGGCGGTAATGAGCAAGTGACCGAAAGGCTTGCCAGTCGATCCGACGTTAAGTGGTAA
- a CDS encoding ATP-binding protein — MTALANETHSFEPSLLGGLLSDDTFWPAQPQNFGETGLSESFIETLVLKTVLIIGTISGRTVSEKTGLPFRVIEPLLDILRTRKLLSHVRPAAFNDYYYSLTEAGQQRAQTHMRQCSYVGPAPVPLSDYVLSVEAQAAGLDPIDREQLRHALSSISYQDDLLDQIGPAVNSNTGLFLFGPPGNGKTTIARCLTQCLGQEIWIPHAILDDGNLIKLQDDAFHRPAPIPEADGNILKAQEWDRRWIRIQRPTVVVGGELVMDNLEVRHDSRSNICEAPLQMKSNCGCLLIDDFGRQRIAPEELLNRWIVPLENKCDYLTLPTGKKVQIPFEQLIIFSTNLDPDELVDEAFLRRVPYKIFVGDPGKEEYRRLMTQVCKSLGFPTTPEAAEHLFKFYEDSGRNLRRCHPRDLVNQVANFCRYRKIPMTLRPEYLDQACRSYFSQL, encoded by the coding sequence ATGACCGCGCTCGCTAACGAAACGCACTCCTTTGAGCCTAGTCTTCTAGGTGGCCTGCTTTCCGACGACACGTTCTGGCCTGCTCAGCCGCAAAATTTCGGCGAGACTGGACTCAGCGAGTCTTTCATAGAAACACTGGTTTTAAAGACCGTGCTCATCATTGGTACGATCAGCGGACGTACCGTGTCGGAAAAGACAGGTCTGCCATTTCGAGTGATCGAACCGCTACTGGATATTTTGCGGACTCGAAAACTGCTTTCCCATGTTCGCCCTGCTGCGTTCAACGATTACTACTATTCTCTTACTGAAGCTGGCCAGCAACGAGCTCAGACGCACATGCGTCAATGCAGCTATGTTGGTCCAGCGCCGGTGCCACTAAGCGACTACGTGCTTAGCGTTGAAGCTCAAGCGGCAGGCCTCGATCCGATTGATCGTGAACAACTAAGGCACGCCCTTTCGAGCATTTCCTATCAAGACGACTTGCTTGACCAAATTGGCCCAGCGGTCAACAGCAACACCGGATTGTTCCTGTTTGGACCTCCCGGAAACGGCAAGACCACGATCGCGCGTTGTTTGACTCAGTGCCTCGGGCAAGAGATTTGGATTCCCCATGCAATTCTTGATGACGGGAACCTGATCAAACTACAAGACGACGCTTTCCATCGCCCTGCACCCATTCCAGAGGCGGACGGCAATATCTTGAAAGCTCAGGAATGGGACCGGCGTTGGATTCGGATTCAGCGTCCCACCGTCGTGGTGGGCGGGGAACTCGTGATGGATAACCTCGAAGTTCGTCACGATTCACGTTCGAACATCTGCGAAGCCCCGTTGCAAATGAAGAGCAATTGCGGGTGTCTGCTGATCGATGACTTTGGTCGACAACGCATTGCACCCGAAGAACTGCTGAACCGTTGGATCGTGCCACTCGAAAACAAGTGTGACTACCTCACACTGCCAACCGGTAAGAAGGTTCAGATTCCTTTTGAGCAGTTGATTATCTTCTCAACAAACCTTGATCCCGACGAACTGGTTGACGAGGCGTTTCTTCGCCGAGTGCCGTACAAGATCTTTGTTGGTGACCCCGGCAAAGAAGAATATCGTCGATTGATGACCCAAGTTTGCAAATCACTGGGTTTCCCCACGACGCCGGAAGCCGCCGAGCACTTGTTCAAGTTCTATGAGGATTCAGGACGCAACTTGCGTCGCTGTCATCCGCGTGACCTAGTCAATCAGGTTGCCAACTTCTGTCGCTACCGCAAGATTCCCATGACCTTGCGTCCGGAATACTTAGACCAAGCTTGCCGTAGTTACTTTAGCCAACTGTAA
- a CDS encoding EAL domain-containing protein: MSSVNSVALDRLRRSTVVTEDVWFLSGPTQPGEGVMHAPIDGNPYIIGRKTGVSMKVQFRTVSGNHAAMWVESGKLYLRDLGSTNGTYINGKRLDEGDTITVAEEDLIHFAEAPFRVRRQSHTGMTNGTIAENVCDQALALVQFDRLMSERLVKPHFQTIVDMTNSDSVGFEILGRGSVFGLESVGAMFQAAEQLNLEVELSRLLRWEGIRVGRDLPMHPTLFVNTHPREMEDIVGLIESLTNVREMTGNTDLVLEIHESSVTNPTIMQSLHGALNDLNIRLAYDDFGSGQARLAELIEARPDYVKFDISLIRAIDKASDERRRMLETLVRMVRDLEICALAEGIETEEEANACTDLGFDLAQGYYFGRPSPA, encoded by the coding sequence ATGTCATCCGTAAACAGCGTCGCCTTGGATCGTCTACGTCGCAGCACCGTCGTTACCGAAGACGTTTGGTTCCTCTCAGGCCCGACTCAGCCTGGGGAGGGCGTTATGCATGCGCCGATCGACGGCAATCCCTACATCATCGGGCGTAAAACAGGCGTTTCGATGAAGGTGCAATTTCGCACCGTCAGTGGTAACCATGCGGCCATGTGGGTTGAGTCCGGCAAGCTATACCTGCGCGATTTGGGTAGCACCAACGGCACCTATATCAATGGCAAACGCCTTGATGAAGGCGACACAATCACTGTTGCTGAAGAAGACCTTATCCACTTCGCCGAAGCACCGTTTCGCGTCCGTCGCCAATCGCACACGGGGATGACCAATGGAACAATCGCAGAAAACGTCTGCGATCAAGCTTTGGCTCTGGTTCAGTTTGATCGATTGATGAGCGAGCGTTTGGTCAAACCTCACTTTCAAACAATCGTGGACATGACCAACTCAGATTCCGTTGGTTTTGAGATTCTTGGCCGTGGTAGCGTTTTCGGCCTCGAGTCGGTTGGAGCAATGTTCCAAGCCGCCGAACAACTCAACTTAGAAGTCGAACTCAGTCGTTTGCTGCGTTGGGAAGGCATCCGTGTTGGACGCGATTTGCCGATGCATCCCACACTTTTCGTCAACACTCATCCGCGTGAAATGGAAGACATCGTTGGATTGATTGAGTCGCTGACCAATGTCCGCGAAATGACTGGAAACACCGACTTGGTTTTAGAGATTCACGAATCATCCGTTACCAACCCTACCATCATGCAATCGCTGCATGGTGCGCTCAATGACCTCAACATTCGATTGGCCTACGATGACTTTGGATCTGGCCAAGCTCGCTTAGCGGAATTGATTGAAGCTCGACCCGACTACGTCAAATTCGACATCTCTTTGATCCGAGCGATCGACAAAGCCAGCGACGAACGGCGACGAATGTTGGAAACGCTCGTTCGCATGGTGCGTGACTTAGAAATCTGTGCACTGGCCGAAGGAATTGAAACCGAAGAAGAAGCGAATGCTTGCACCGACCTCGGTTTCGACTTGGCCCAAGGCTACTACTTCGGCCGTCCATCACCAGCCTGA